Proteins encoded within one genomic window of Flavobacterium sp. NG2:
- the cysS gene encoding cysteine--tRNA ligase codes for MPLYSTQTLKLYNSLSGEKETFTPIHEGNIGMYVCGPTVYSNVHLGNLRTFMSFDVIFRYFLHLGYKVRYVRNITDVGHMVDDADEGEDKIAKKARIEQLEPMEVVQRYTVDFHEILKAFNFLPPSIEPTATGHIIEQIEIIKKIIDSGIGYEANGSIYFDVVKFNETNNYGKLSGRNIEDMLANTRDLDGQSDKRNPQDFALWKKAEPQHIMRWPSPWSDGFPGWHLECTAMSTKYLGNHFDIHGGGMDLKFPHHECEIAQNEACTGQTPVNYWMHANMLTLNGKKMAKSTGNNILPGEILSGKNSILSKAFSASVTRFFMLQAHYRSILDFSDDAIVAAEKGYKRLMEALSTIKQLSPSTTSSIDIASWKQLCYDAMNDDFNSPILIAQLFEGVRFVNLLKDGKETLNAADLETFISAMHAFVFDVLGLENEKAGDGSNDKLEGTVKLLIEMRNQARADKNFALSDQIRDQLLAIGIQLKDSKEGTSFSI; via the coding sequence ATGCCTTTATATAGCACTCAAACCTTAAAATTATACAACTCACTTTCGGGAGAAAAGGAAACGTTCACACCTATCCATGAAGGAAATATAGGAATGTATGTTTGTGGTCCTACCGTATATAGCAATGTTCATTTGGGAAATTTACGAACGTTTATGTCGTTTGATGTGATTTTTCGTTACTTTCTCCATTTAGGATACAAAGTGCGCTATGTACGAAACATTACAGATGTGGGGCATATGGTGGATGATGCTGACGAAGGGGAAGATAAGATTGCAAAAAAAGCACGTATCGAACAACTGGAACCTATGGAAGTCGTACAACGCTATACCGTTGATTTTCACGAAATCCTTAAAGCTTTTAATTTCCTTCCGCCTAGTATTGAACCTACAGCGACTGGACATATCATTGAACAAATTGAGATTATTAAAAAAATCATAGATTCAGGGATAGGTTATGAAGCTAATGGCTCTATCTATTTTGATGTTGTAAAATTTAATGAAACCAATAATTATGGTAAATTAAGTGGTCGCAATATCGAAGATATGTTAGCAAACACTAGAGATTTAGACGGTCAATCTGACAAGAGAAACCCTCAAGATTTTGCTTTATGGAAAAAAGCAGAGCCACAGCACATTATGCGCTGGCCTTCGCCTTGGAGTGATGGTTTTCCTGGTTGGCATTTAGAGTGTACAGCAATGAGCACCAAATACCTTGGCAATCATTTTGATATTCACGGTGGTGGAATGGACTTGAAATTCCCACACCATGAATGTGAAATTGCTCAAAACGAAGCTTGTACAGGGCAAACACCAGTAAATTACTGGATGCATGCCAATATGTTGACTTTGAACGGTAAAAAAATGGCCAAATCAACGGGGAACAACATCTTGCCTGGAGAGATTTTATCTGGAAAAAATTCAATTTTAAGTAAAGCTTTCTCCGCTTCGGTAACACGTTTTTTCATGTTACAAGCACATTACAGAAGTATTCTTGATTTTTCGGACGATGCTATTGTTGCTGCAGAAAAAGGATATAAACGTTTGATGGAAGCACTAAGCACAATCAAACAACTGAGTCCTAGTACAACTAGTTCAATTGACATTGCATCTTGGAAGCAATTGTGCTATGATGCGATGAATGACGACTTCAACTCCCCTATCTTGATTGCTCAATTGTTTGAAGGAGTTCGTTTCGTAAACTTACTTAAAGACGGAAAAGAAACTTTAAATGCTGCCGATTTAGAAACTTTCATTTCAGCGATGCATGCTTTTGTTTTTGATGTACTAGGTCTAGAAAACGAAAAAGCTGGAGATGGCTCTAATGACAAATTAGAAGGTACCGTAAAACTCTTAATCGAAATGCGAAATCAAGCACGAGCAGATAAGAATTTTGCTTTATCAGACCAAATTAGAGACCAATTATTAGCGATTGGCATCCAATTAAAAGACAGTAAAGAAGGCACTAGCTTTTCTATATAA
- the folE gene encoding GTP cyclohydrolase I FolE: MIQNEELHDEIGDNHIGSCAKNPLREDAFDISDEEKIEKIKKDVENILQTLGMDLTDDSIKGTPNRVAKMFVKEIFGGLNPSKKPKASTFENNYKYGEMLVEKNITLYSTCEHHLLPIIGRAHVAYISSGTVIGLSKMNRIVEHFAKRPQVQERLTMQIVQELQEALGTEDVACVIDAKHLCVNSRGIKDIESSTVTSEFGGKFKEDKTRREFLDYIKFDTKF, from the coding sequence ATGATACAAAATGAAGAATTACATGACGAAATAGGAGACAATCATATTGGTTCATGTGCAAAAAATCCCCTCCGAGAAGACGCTTTTGATATTTCTGACGAAGAAAAAATTGAAAAAATAAAAAAAGATGTTGAAAATATCCTACAAACGCTAGGAATGGATTTAACAGATGACAGCATCAAAGGGACTCCAAATCGTGTTGCCAAAATGTTTGTAAAGGAAATTTTTGGAGGATTAAATCCTTCTAAAAAACCTAAAGCATCAACATTTGAGAATAATTACAAGTATGGTGAAATGTTGGTTGAAAAAAACATCACATTATATTCGACTTGTGAACACCATTTACTTCCAATTATTGGTAGAGCGCATGTTGCTTACATTTCTAGCGGAACCGTAATAGGACTTTCAAAGATGAATCGTATCGTAGAACATTTTGCTAAAAGACCTCAAGTACAAGAGCGTTTGACCATGCAAATTGTTCAAGAATTACAAGAAGCTTTAGGGACTGAGGATGTTGCTTGTGTAATTGATGCGAAGCACCTTTGTGTTAATTCACGCGGTATCAAAGACATTGAAAGTAGCACCGTAACCTCTGAATTTGGAGGAAAATTTAAAGAAGACAAAACACGTAGAGAGTTTTTGGATTACATCAAATTTGATACTAAATTTTAA
- a CDS encoding pyridoxal phosphate-dependent aminotransferase — MPNISIRGKRMPQSPIRKLAPYADIAVQKGHKVYHLNIGQPDIKSPELAIEALRNFELDIIEYGPSAGFDSYRKKLAKFYNDQDIDVNFEDIMITTGGSEALLFALGSIMDPGDEIIIPEPFYANYIAFSEESSATVVPVNTVLENGFALPSMDAFEKAITPKTKAILICNPSNPTGNLYSEDEIKQLGEIVKKHDLFLIADEVYRKFIYDGDEFFSVMNLVGLEQNVIMIDSVSKRYSMCGARIGCMVTQNKQVIATAMKFAQARLCPPTIGQIACEAAIATPQSYFDEVIAEYKERRDTLVAELDKIKGVVVNKPKAAFYCIVELPVDNTEDFAQWLLEKYDLNGETVMISPASGFYSTPGLGLNQVRIAYVLKKEDLIQAVHILKDAIQVYNKQKEINTVEANS; from the coding sequence ATGCCAAATATTTCTATTAGAGGTAAAAGAATGCCCCAATCCCCAATTCGAAAACTTGCTCCTTATGCAGATATTGCCGTTCAAAAAGGACATAAAGTATATCACTTAAACATCGGACAACCTGATATTAAGAGCCCCGAATTAGCCATTGAAGCCCTAAGAAACTTTGAATTAGATATCATTGAATATGGCCCTTCGGCTGGGTTTGATAGTTACAGAAAGAAACTAGCCAAGTTTTATAATGACCAAGATATTGATGTTAATTTTGAAGACATCATGATTACTACTGGAGGTTCAGAAGCATTGCTTTTTGCTTTAGGAAGTATTATGGATCCGGGAGATGAAATTATCATCCCAGAACCATTTTATGCTAATTACATTGCCTTTTCTGAAGAATCAAGTGCAACCGTAGTCCCTGTAAATACTGTTTTAGAAAATGGCTTTGCTTTACCATCAATGGATGCTTTTGAAAAAGCAATTACTCCAAAGACTAAAGCGATACTAATATGTAATCCAAGTAATCCAACAGGAAATTTATATTCTGAAGACGAAATTAAGCAGTTAGGAGAAATCGTTAAAAAACACGATTTGTTTTTAATTGCAGATGAAGTATATCGTAAATTCATTTATGATGGAGATGAGTTCTTCTCAGTAATGAATTTAGTTGGGCTTGAACAGAATGTCATTATGATTGACTCTGTTTCTAAAAGATACAGTATGTGCGGTGCACGTATAGGCTGTATGGTGACTCAAAACAAGCAAGTTATCGCAACAGCAATGAAATTTGCTCAAGCAAGATTATGCCCTCCTACTATTGGACAAATTGCTTGTGAAGCTGCTATTGCTACACCTCAAAGTTATTTTGATGAAGTAATTGCTGAATACAAAGAAAGAAGAGACACTCTTGTGGCTGAGTTAGACAAAATTAAAGGGGTTGTGGTAAACAAACCAAAAGCTGCTTTTTATTGCATCGTAGAATTACCTGTTGACAATACAGAAGATTTTGCACAATGGTTGCTTGAAAAATATGACCTAAACGGTGAGACTGTAATGATTTCACCTGCTTCTGGATTTTATTCAACTCCTGGATTAGGATTAAATCAAGTTCGAATTGCTTATGTATTGAAAAAAGAAGATTTAATACAAGCTGTTCATATTTTAAAAGATGCAATTCAGGTTTACAACAAACAGAAAGAAATCAATACTGTTGAAGCTAACAGCTAA
- a CDS encoding PDZ domain-containing protein, giving the protein MKKICYFFFLFFYVFSVMGQSDFQFIKKKNKVRFSFKLINNLVFIPIKVNGVELTFLLDSGIGQTLLFSVEEKDNLRFKNVEKIAIRGFGSDTIVDGLKSSDNLLEIKGMKSYPNIVYIILGQEFNFSTYIGIPVNGVIGHTFFKNNLVKIDYHNKMITVYDDNSKNRKLINRKFTKVPIEIVKGKPYLKGKVKFEDNYIPVKLLVDIGNSDSVWLFENENDKIKVPDKNFKDYLGRGFNGDIMGRRALAKSFEIFDFKFSKPIVAFPDSIAVKLFKFIPERMGSVGGGIFKRFSLVMDYKNSTLFLAPNREFNAPFLYNKSGIEIIHAGMQLVRIEEKQKTISVKTHTIFDSGIEKTTSDLKYNFELKPVYKISNIREKSLAAASGLQIGDIILRVDNEEAYKYSLQELNGLLQSEHEKWITIEVDRQGRVMVFRFKLIDIL; this is encoded by the coding sequence ATGAAAAAAATATGTTACTTTTTTTTTCTGTTTTTCTATGTCTTTTCTGTCATGGGACAAAGTGATTTTCAATTTATAAAAAAGAAGAATAAGGTTCGTTTTTCTTTTAAATTGATTAATAATTTGGTGTTTATCCCTATAAAAGTAAACGGTGTAGAATTAACTTTTCTGTTGGACTCAGGAATAGGTCAAACTCTGCTATTTAGCGTAGAGGAAAAAGATAATCTCCGTTTCAAAAATGTTGAAAAAATTGCCATTAGGGGGTTTGGTAGTGATACTATTGTTGATGGATTGAAATCATCGGATAATTTATTAGAAATTAAAGGAATGAAGTCCTACCCCAATATAGTATACATTATATTAGGACAGGAATTTAATTTCTCGACCTATATTGGCATTCCAGTTAATGGAGTTATCGGTCACACTTTTTTTAAGAATAATTTGGTAAAGATTGATTATCATAATAAAATGATAACGGTCTATGATGATAATAGTAAGAATAGAAAATTGATTAATCGAAAATTCACTAAGGTTCCAATAGAAATCGTTAAGGGTAAACCCTATTTAAAAGGGAAAGTGAAGTTTGAAGATAATTATATTCCAGTTAAATTACTTGTAGATATTGGGAATAGTGATTCAGTATGGCTATTTGAAAATGAAAACGATAAAATAAAAGTTCCAGATAAAAATTTTAAAGACTATTTAGGGCGCGGATTTAATGGTGATATAATGGGGCGAAGGGCTTTGGCTAAAAGTTTTGAAATTTTTGATTTTAAATTTTCAAAACCCATAGTTGCTTTCCCAGACTCTATAGCTGTAAAGCTTTTTAAGTTCATACCTGAAAGAATGGGTTCGGTTGGAGGAGGTATTTTTAAAAGATTTTCCTTGGTGATGGATTATAAAAACAGTACTTTGTTTTTGGCACCTAATAGGGAGTTTAACGCTCCATTTTTGTATAATAAAAGTGGTATCGAAATTATTCACGCTGGGATGCAGCTAGTAAGAATTGAGGAAAAACAAAAAACAATTTCGGTTAAAACGCATACTATCTTTGATTCTGGTATCGAAAAAACAACTTCAGATTTGAAATATAATTTTGAATTAAAGCCTGTTTATAAAATTTCAAATATTAGAGAAAAATCGTTAGCGGCAGCCTCTGGTTTGCAAATAGGAGATATTATTCTTAGGGTTGATAATGAGGAGGCTTACAAATATTCTTTGCAAGAGCTAAATGGGCTGTTACAATCTGAGCATGAAAAATGGATCACAATTGAAGTCGATAGGCAGGGGAGAGTAATGGTATTTAGGTTTAAATTAATTGATATTTTGTAA
- a CDS encoding DUF1573 domain-containing protein — protein MKKIATFIAFLTFSCIGFAQNGAKIDFKAKNNTIDFGAISKDKDNGVRVFDFTNIGNSSLIIYSVQSTASCSILSKTPITVLPGKSGKIEIKYNMSPGPIRNTITVESNAVNYDEGRIPLKIKGEVLAN, from the coding sequence ATGAAAAAAATAGCCACTTTTATAGCTTTCCTGACTTTTTCTTGTATTGGATTTGCACAAAATGGAGCTAAAATAGACTTTAAAGCTAAAAACAATACTATTGATTTCGGAGCTATTTCAAAAGACAAAGACAATGGTGTACGCGTTTTTGATTTCACGAACATTGGTAACAGTTCGTTAATCATCTACTCTGTACAATCGACCGCTAGCTGTTCTATTCTTTCAAAAACACCTATTACTGTTTTGCCAGGAAAATCAGGAAAAATCGAAATTAAGTACAATATGAGCCCTGGGCCTATTAGAAATACCATTACAGTTGAATCTAATGCTGTAAATTACGACGAAGGTCGAATCCCATTAAAAATAAAAGGTGAGGTACTCGCTAATTAA
- a CDS encoding valine--tRNA ligase: protein MTIPAQFDAKNIENKWYDYWMKNNYFHSTPDHRTPYSIVIPPPNVTGVLHMGHMLNNTIQDVLIRRARLKGFNACWVPGTDHASIATEAKVVAKLKSEGINKSDLTREEFLKHAYDWTDKYGGTILEQLKQLGCSCDWERTKFTMDPDMSASVIKSFVDLYNKGLIYRGYRMVNWDPEAKTTLSDEEVIFEERQGKLYFLKYKIEGSEDFLTVATTRPETIFGDTAICINPNDERFAHLKGKKAIVPICGRVIPIIEDEYVDIEFGTGCLKVTPAHDMNDKTLGEKHNLEIIDIFNEDASLNSFGLHYQGQDRFAVREAIAKELEENGDLAKTEIHLNKVGTSERTKAVIEPRLSDQWFLKMEDLVKPAIKSVLEDGDIKLHPKRFENTYAHWLNNIRDWNISRQLWWGQQIPAYYYGDGKEDFVVAENIEDALALAKEKTANSQLQTTDLRQDVDALDTWFSSWLWPMSVFGGIMDPENEEFKYYYPTNDLVTGPDILFFWVARMIIAGYEYAGEKPFSNVYLTGLVRDKQRRKMSKSLGNSPEPLELIEKFGADGVRVGLLLSASAGNDIMFDEELCNQGKAFSNKIWNAFKLIKGWEVSETIPQPESSKVAIEWYEAKFQQTLAEIEDNFEKYRISEALMGIYKLVWDDFCSWFLEMIKPGYQQPIDSTTFAKAIEMLENNLKLLHPFMPFLTEEIWQHITERTTEEALIVSTWPESKPFKANLISDFEITMDVISGLRTIRKDKNIPFKDTIELKAINNDAVSTYFDSIITKLGNISSFEYVTEKVDGALSYRVNSNEYFIPITGNINVEEEIAKLTAELNYTKGFLKSVQGKLSNEKFVAGAPEKVIANERQKEADALAKIATIEQSLAGLQ, encoded by the coding sequence ATGACAATTCCTGCACAATTTGACGCTAAGAATATTGAGAATAAGTGGTATGACTACTGGATGAAAAACAACTATTTTCATTCAACTCCAGACCACAGAACACCTTATAGTATAGTTATTCCGCCGCCAAACGTGACAGGAGTCTTGCACATGGGGCATATGTTGAATAATACTATTCAGGATGTTTTAATTAGAAGAGCTCGTTTGAAAGGATTCAACGCTTGTTGGGTTCCTGGAACAGATCACGCTTCGATTGCGACTGAAGCTAAGGTTGTGGCTAAATTAAAGTCGGAAGGAATTAATAAATCTGATTTAACACGTGAGGAATTCCTAAAACATGCTTATGATTGGACTGATAAATATGGAGGCACTATTTTAGAACAATTAAAACAATTGGGTTGTTCTTGCGATTGGGAACGTACGAAGTTCACCATGGATCCTGATATGTCGGCTTCTGTGATAAAATCTTTTGTGGATTTATACAACAAAGGCTTGATTTACCGTGGGTACCGAATGGTAAATTGGGACCCAGAAGCAAAAACTACTTTGTCTGACGAAGAGGTTATTTTTGAAGAAAGACAAGGAAAATTGTATTTCCTAAAATATAAAATCGAAGGTTCTGAGGACTTTTTGACAGTAGCAACGACACGTCCAGAAACTATTTTTGGAGATACTGCTATTTGTATCAATCCTAACGATGAGCGTTTTGCTCATTTAAAAGGAAAAAAAGCCATTGTACCTATATGTGGTCGTGTGATTCCTATTATTGAAGATGAATATGTAGATATCGAATTTGGAACAGGTTGTTTGAAAGTAACGCCTGCACACGATATGAATGATAAAACACTAGGAGAGAAGCATAACTTGGAAATTATCGATATTTTCAACGAAGATGCTAGCTTGAATAGTTTTGGTTTGCATTACCAAGGTCAAGATCGTTTTGCGGTTCGTGAAGCGATTGCTAAAGAATTAGAAGAAAATGGTGATTTAGCTAAAACAGAAATTCACCTTAATAAAGTGGGAACTTCTGAAAGAACAAAAGCGGTTATTGAGCCACGTTTGTCTGACCAATGGTTCCTTAAAATGGAGGATTTAGTAAAACCAGCAATCAAATCGGTTCTTGAAGACGGTGATATTAAATTACATCCAAAACGTTTTGAAAATACGTATGCACACTGGTTGAACAATATTCGTGATTGGAATATTTCTCGTCAATTGTGGTGGGGACAACAAATTCCGGCCTACTATTATGGAGATGGGAAAGAAGATTTCGTAGTTGCCGAGAACATAGAAGATGCTTTGGCTTTAGCCAAAGAAAAAACTGCTAATTCCCAGCTTCAAACTACTGACTTAAGACAAGATGTTGATGCACTAGATACCTGGTTTTCTTCTTGGCTGTGGCCAATGTCGGTTTTTGGAGGAATTATGGATCCAGAGAACGAAGAGTTTAAATATTATTATCCAACAAATGACTTGGTAACCGGTCCAGATATCTTGTTTTTCTGGGTAGCGAGAATGATTATCGCAGGTTACGAATACGCTGGTGAAAAACCGTTTTCAAATGTGTATTTGACTGGTTTGGTTCGTGACAAGCAAAGACGTAAAATGTCTAAATCATTAGGGAATTCTCCTGAACCTTTGGAATTGATTGAGAAATTTGGTGCCGATGGGGTTCGTGTAGGATTGTTATTGAGTGCTTCGGCAGGAAATGACATTATGTTTGATGAGGAGTTATGTAACCAAGGAAAAGCTTTTTCGAACAAAATTTGGAATGCCTTCAAATTAATCAAAGGATGGGAAGTTTCAGAGACTATTCCACAACCTGAATCTTCAAAAGTGGCCATTGAATGGTACGAGGCGAAGTTCCAACAAACTTTGGCTGAGATTGAAGATAATTTTGAAAAATACAGGATTTCAGAGGCTTTGATGGGAATCTATAAATTGGTTTGGGATGATTTCTGTTCTTGGTTCTTAGAAATGATTAAACCAGGATACCAACAGCCAATTGATAGCACCACTTTTGCGAAAGCAATAGAAATGCTTGAAAATAACCTGAAATTATTACACCCATTCATGCCTTTCTTAACTGAAGAAATTTGGCAACATATTACAGAAAGAACCACTGAAGAAGCGCTTATCGTTTCGACTTGGCCAGAATCAAAACCGTTTAAAGCGAACCTGATTTCAGATTTTGAAATCACTATGGACGTTATTTCAGGGTTGAGAACTATTCGTAAGGATAAAAACATACCGTTCAAAGATACTATTGAGTTAAAAGCAATTAATAACGATGCGGTTTCGACTTATTTTGATAGTATTATCACCAAATTAGGGAATATTTCGTCATTTGAATATGTAACTGAAAAAGTAGATGGTGCTTTGTCTTACCGTGTAAACTCTAATGAATATTTTATTCCAATTACTGGAAATATTAATGTCGAAGAGGAAATTGCGAAATTGACAGCTGAATTGAATTACACTAAAGGATTCCTTAAATCAGTACAAGGGAAACTTTCAAATGAGAAATTTGTAGCAGGTGCACCTGAGAAAGTGATTGCAAACGAGCGTCAAAAGGAGGCTGATGCTTTGGCTAAGATTGCTACAATCGAACAAAGTTTGGCTGGTTTACAATAA
- a CDS encoding PepSY-associated TM helix domain-containing protein — translation MIKKSTLRNLHRDLGYFYLGLIISFAFSGLMMNHRENWHPEKYTIETKTIEVKLPEKGEIDDDYAKDLGEKLGIKDKMRRQMIKKNTFRISFEKHDVEIDMKTGKGEIVSFFKTPIISQSMSLHKNTSNFWIYYSDIFALSLIFIALTGIIMVKGGKFSFKNRGWKLALAGIIFPLLFLILLS, via the coding sequence ATGATAAAAAAAAGCACTCTTAGAAATCTACATCGCGACCTTGGTTATTTTTATCTAGGTCTAATTATTTCCTTTGCCTTTTCAGGTTTAATGATGAACCATAGGGAAAATTGGCATCCAGAAAAGTACACGATAGAAACCAAAACCATCGAAGTAAAATTACCCGAAAAAGGCGAAATTGATGATGATTATGCTAAAGACCTTGGCGAAAAATTAGGCATAAAAGATAAAATGAGACGTCAAATGATCAAAAAAAATACCTTTAGAATATCATTTGAAAAACACGATGTAGAAATTGATATGAAAACAGGAAAAGGTGAAATTGTATCATTTTTTAAAACACCAATAATTAGCCAAAGTATGAGTTTACATAAAAACACCTCAAATTTTTGGATTTACTATTCTGACATTTTTGCTTTGAGTTTAATATTTATAGCCCTCACAGGAATTATCATGGTAAAAGGAGGTAAATTCAGTTTCAAAAATCGAGGATGGAAACTTGCCCTTGCAGGCATTATTTTTCCTTTACTATTTTTAATCCTACTCTCTTAA
- a CDS encoding TonB-dependent siderophore receptor, with the protein MRNKVLIVTMALVGFATQAQEIASSSIYQTTNDFVSIENDTVKNKKGEILREVFITCNKQRKPVSALRSGLKPMDIPQSIQIIESKIIGQQQAIRLSEVIKNVNGVYVGSARGGAQETFWSRGYDMSANNMFKNGFRFTNGSLPEVSSLERVEILKGSAALLYGNVAPGGILNMVTKTPSFEKGGEISMQTGSYEFYKPSVDIYGPLNKNIAYRFVGSYENSKSFRDIVARERYYINPAFLFKLSNKTDITLQGDYLNDDWTPDFGTGIIGKTIVDIPRNTYLGATWSNGNTKQTSVSALIKHEFNKNWMLNFNSSFQDYNRTSKGTERIQPSANGDWSRPLGQNKNEEQIIGEQLSLQGNFTTGTIKHQIFTGVDLENSLADAYTFKFNPTTYGSGNIYDFENFDQGTGIPDATNTKIVKTNTNRFGIYAQDLISLTEKFKILAGIRWSWQESLVTTTDFTITPTVITDAPIRNDQAFTPKLGLVYQPNQDISLFASYANSFTPNSGTTVDLKVIKPSIIDQYEIGIKKDFWRGLLSTNLTLYQITNSNLAQMAEFKSDGSINTDSTIKTLSGATKSKGVEVDITASPLEGLDIIAGYSYNDMRYTKTSGLNGSFIEGDRLARTPANTANLSFFYTLPSGKLKGLKMGALASYIGDRVGGWNNQLIINATTGATSINDREIPIEGYTTIDISLGYDWKKFTFLCKLSNITNELNYTVHENYSVNPIAPRQFITTIKYQL; encoded by the coding sequence ATGAGAAATAAAGTACTAATTGTAACAATGGCCTTGGTTGGATTTGCAACACAAGCCCAAGAAATTGCCTCTAGCTCCATTTATCAAACTACAAATGATTTTGTAAGTATAGAAAATGATACTGTAAAAAATAAAAAAGGGGAAATTCTACGTGAAGTTTTCATTACCTGTAATAAGCAACGAAAACCTGTATCAGCATTACGTTCTGGTCTAAAACCTATGGATATACCTCAAAGTATTCAAATTATTGAAAGTAAAATTATAGGACAACAACAAGCTATAAGATTGAGTGAAGTTATTAAAAATGTAAATGGTGTATATGTAGGTTCTGCTCGTGGTGGCGCTCAAGAAACTTTTTGGTCTCGTGGTTACGATATGTCGGCAAATAATATGTTTAAAAATGGGTTCCGATTCACTAATGGTTCTTTACCAGAAGTATCTTCTCTTGAAAGAGTAGAAATTCTTAAGGGAAGCGCAGCCTTACTTTATGGAAATGTAGCACCTGGAGGAATTTTGAATATGGTTACAAAAACACCTTCATTTGAAAAAGGTGGTGAAATCAGCATGCAAACTGGAAGTTACGAGTTCTATAAACCATCAGTTGATATTTACGGCCCTTTGAATAAAAATATCGCATATCGTTTTGTAGGCTCTTATGAAAACTCCAAAAGTTTTAGAGATATTGTCGCAAGAGAGCGCTATTACATTAATCCTGCATTCTTATTCAAATTAAGTAACAAAACTGATATCACCTTACAAGGGGATTATCTTAACGATGATTGGACACCTGATTTTGGAACTGGTATCATTGGTAAAACAATTGTTGATATTCCGAGAAATACGTATTTAGGTGCTACTTGGTCTAATGGAAATACCAAACAAACCAGTGTTTCAGCTTTAATCAAGCATGAATTTAACAAAAATTGGATGTTAAACTTTAATTCATCATTCCAAGATTACAACCGAACATCAAAAGGAACAGAAAGAATTCAACCAAGTGCAAACGGTGATTGGAGTCGTCCATTAGGACAAAACAAAAATGAAGAACAAATCATTGGAGAACAACTAAGCCTACAAGGAAACTTTACTACAGGTACAATCAAACATCAAATTTTCACAGGGGTTGATTTAGAAAACTCTTTGGCGGATGCCTATACCTTTAAATTTAATCCAACCACTTACGGCAGTGGTAATATCTATGATTTTGAAAATTTTGACCAAGGAACTGGAATTCCTGATGCAACCAACACCAAAATTGTAAAAACCAATACCAACCGTTTTGGAATCTATGCCCAAGATTTAATCTCTCTAACGGAAAAATTCAAAATCTTAGCAGGTATTCGTTGGTCTTGGCAGGAATCTTTAGTTACTACAACTGATTTTACCATTACCCCTACTGTAATCACCGATGCCCCTATTCGAAACGATCAAGCATTTACGCCTAAACTAGGATTGGTGTACCAACCTAATCAAGATATTTCATTATTTGCGAGTTATGCCAACTCATTTACGCCTAACTCTGGTACTACTGTAGATTTAAAAGTAATAAAACCTTCAATCATTGACCAATATGAGATAGGTATCAAAAAAGATTTCTGGAGAGGTTTGTTGAGTACTAATCTGACTTTGTACCAAATCACCAACAGCAATCTAGCACAAATGGCTGAATTTAAGTCTGATGGATCGATAAACACGGACAGCACTATTAAAACACTTAGTGGTGCAACCAAAAGTAAGGGAGTTGAAGTTGATATAACGGCTTCTCCATTGGAGGGATTAGACATCATTGCTGGATATAGTTATAACGATATGCGTTATACTAAAACTTCAGGTCTAAATGGAAGTTTCATAGAGGGAGATCGCTTGGCCAGAACTCCTGCAAACACGGCGAATCTAAGTTTCTTTTATACCTTACCATCAGGAAAATTAAAAGGCTTAAAAATGGGTGCATTGGCTAGCTATATTGGAGACCGTGTTGGAGGATGGAACAACCAATTAATTATAAACGCTACTACTGGCGCGACCTCTATAAATGATCGAGAAATTCCAATTGAGGGCTACACTACAATTGACATTTCACTTGGGTATGATTGGAAAAAATTTACTTTCTTATGTAAATTATCTAACATCACTAACGAATTGAATTATACCGTACACGAAAACTACAGTGTTAACCCAATTGCTCCTAGACAATTTATAACTACTATTAAATACCAACTTTAA